A region of Moorena producens PAL-8-15-08-1 DNA encodes the following proteins:
- a CDS encoding abortive infection protein, which translates to MPFAFCLLPFAYSLLPTPYSLFPFSKNHSLASHIKTMLKIVNLQNPLVIVLVILILVIGVVFFIYSQVQKKFTEPKPSNYELSRNVQINQPSYYPVNQTLSSSLYQPVSEWIGRLIQPPKNERTTDDSVLFEVYHAAAEYQHLVGEIVTLGWSKDAPGIQDYVKRVTTDINFNQVTINSMTGGAIHPFRLNHLNRVGPLESLAGARPDDNVIVMVNNPVVTESETRTSLSIVEDPVQITGRFYGLVTIIKREALDSDRFQVSHFNKDSKQFDGPQEIIRIPQVVADRYGIPRSTNSQIEDSPLNSAGWYIYGAQDPDRIFVTQGIEPRALMMLEPDQVILGVEEGVTYIKEKNWENTEQQKGTAKTVLLDPLAEQPDAAISPWQEGDRGIVIHLYGGMGGNKKDERALFNMVSGHFAYGIAHVVRDPLSDELRFDIEYDQVYASNPDGIVSGSIKWPNYMGNLQRGWLGNRPVSDVIVKLDAVTQDYEFGDIKLSPLDEFKHQLQVMMARYRTGDGDGAAFASPAESCVQDSNQALYLAIQQIEDEVNANPDIQEWLKSHPDHPQTQRFQQLSELGQALEKQLTPLGIVRSDWKENAETLVGVATSDNPIIPILRGLTSWRTVLPRRGHDEIASLLLNHGAKLWVIRTNQVGGFDPDIIPYAPTTLF; encoded by the coding sequence TTGCCTTTTGCCTTTTGCCTTTTGCCTTTTGCCTATTCCCTGCTCCCTACTCCCTATTCCCTGTTCCCTTTTTCAAAAAACCATAGTTTGGCATCTCATATTAAAACTATGTTAAAAATTGTAAATCTCCAAAACCCTTTAGTAATCGTCCTGGTTATCCTAATTTTAGTAATCGGGGTGGTATTTTTTATCTACTCTCAAGTCCAGAAAAAATTTACCGAACCGAAACCATCTAACTACGAACTTTCTCGTAACGTTCAGATAAATCAACCTAGTTATTATCCTGTAAATCAGACCCTATCATCAAGTCTTTATCAACCCGTTAGTGAGTGGATAGGACGACTGATCCAGCCGCCAAAGAATGAACGAACAACTGATGATTCCGTACTGTTTGAAGTCTACCATGCTGCTGCTGAGTATCAGCATTTGGTAGGAGAGATTGTTACCTTAGGATGGAGTAAGGATGCTCCAGGGATCCAAGACTATGTGAAGCGAGTTACCACAGATATTAATTTTAATCAAGTCACTATAAATAGCATGACAGGCGGCGCTATCCATCCGTTTCGATTGAATCATCTAAATCGGGTAGGTCCCCTGGAATCGTTGGCTGGAGCCAGACCTGACGATAATGTGATTGTCATGGTAAACAATCCAGTTGTGACTGAGTCAGAGACAAGGACGTCTTTGAGTATTGTTGAAGACCCAGTGCAAATTACCGGTCGCTTCTATGGCTTGGTTACCATTATTAAACGGGAGGCTCTTGACAGCGATCGCTTTCAAGTATCGCACTTTAATAAAGATTCAAAACAATTTGATGGACCTCAAGAAATTATTCGTATTCCTCAAGTGGTGGCTGACCGGTATGGCATCCCTAGATCTACCAATTCCCAGATTGAAGACTCTCCTCTAAATAGCGCTGGTTGGTATATTTATGGTGCTCAGGATCCTGACCGCATTTTTGTTACCCAAGGGATTGAACCTAGGGCGTTGATGATGCTAGAGCCAGATCAAGTAATTTTGGGAGTTGAGGAAGGCGTAACTTACATTAAGGAAAAAAATTGGGAAAATACCGAACAGCAAAAAGGTACTGCCAAGACAGTTCTGCTGGATCCTTTAGCTGAACAACCAGACGCTGCGATATCCCCTTGGCAGGAGGGAGACCGGGGAATTGTGATCCATCTTTATGGGGGAATGGGTGGTAATAAAAAAGATGAACGTGCCCTTTTTAATATGGTAAGCGGTCACTTTGCCTATGGTATTGCTCATGTAGTGCGTGACCCATTAAGCGATGAATTACGCTTTGATATAGAGTACGATCAAGTTTATGCTAGTAACCCCGATGGCATTGTTTCAGGGTCAATCAAATGGCCGAACTATATGGGAAATTTGCAGCGGGGTTGGTTAGGCAATCGACCTGTTTCTGATGTGATTGTTAAATTAGATGCAGTCACCCAAGACTACGAGTTCGGTGATATTAAACTATCACCCTTGGACGAATTTAAGCATCAGTTACAAGTAATGATGGCTCGCTACCGCACGGGGGATGGTGACGGTGCAGCATTTGCTTCACCAGCAGAGTCCTGTGTGCAAGACTCCAATCAAGCGCTTTATTTAGCCATCCAACAGATAGAAGATGAAGTGAATGCCAATCCTGACATTCAAGAGTGGTTGAAAAGTCATCCAGATCATCCCCAAACTCAGCGATTTCAACAATTATCAGAGTTGGGACAAGCACTAGAAAAACAGCTGACTCCCCTAGGAATTGTTCGTAGTGACTGGAAGGAAAATGCTGAAACCTTGGTGGGAGTTGCCACCAGTGACAATCCCATTATCCCGATCCTCAGAGGACTTACTAGCTGGCGGACTGTATTACCGCGACGTGGTCATGACGAAATAGCTAGTCTTTTGTTAAACCATGGCGCTAAACTTTGGGTTATCCGCACTAATCAAGTGGGAGGATTTGATCCTGATATTATCCCCTATGCTC
- a CDS encoding sodium:solute symporter family protein produces MQLVDWLIVLVYLVLSLGLGLYLSRKASGSLVDFFVSGRSLPWWLAGTSMAATTFSIDTPLYIAGVVGNRGIAGNWEWWSFGISHLIMIYIFARMWRRSEIVTDAELTEIRYGGSIAALLRGTKAFLFAVPINCIAIGYAMLAMVKVVGALEIWQSLGIAPEASSVKLWSVLGVSILVLVYAGFAGLWGVVATDFFQFFFALLGAMIVAVVAINHVGGIHQLIPKVQQVTQQDVLAFFPLTVGSGGISWSETAGISASTFSAYVFLQWWAWRRSDGGGEFVQRLAASKNEADAEKAAWLFNIFHYVIRTWPWILVALAAMVIYPDLADRELGYPKLMLDFLPGGMLGIVVTSLIAAFMSTVSTSINWGASYLTNDLYLRFVHPQASESELVLVGRIASVLVTVLGAIAAFFATDVATVFRLVIAIGTGPGLVLMLRWFWWRINAAAELTAMVAGFVVGFGTSVVPVIQIPDFGWRLLVTAGITGVLWIVVMLITPPESDTTLDQFYRRVRPAGPGWKRQQLRTGLAPIQDLEHDLKRVLASILLMFGAMLAIGGFLLLKPLTGWVSLVIAVLGWMWLRQIKGNRE; encoded by the coding sequence ATGCAACTCGTTGATTGGCTGATTGTCCTGGTCTACTTAGTCTTGTCCCTCGGCTTAGGACTATACCTCTCTCGCAAGGCTTCCGGCAGTCTTGTGGATTTCTTTGTTTCGGGGCGATCGCTCCCCTGGTGGTTAGCAGGGACCAGTATGGCTGCCACTACGTTTTCCATAGATACCCCCCTCTACATTGCCGGAGTAGTGGGCAATCGAGGCATTGCGGGCAACTGGGAATGGTGGAGTTTTGGCATATCCCATCTGATCATGATTTACATCTTTGCCCGGATGTGGCGACGTTCAGAAATTGTGACTGATGCCGAACTCACGGAAATCCGTTATGGTGGCTCCATCGCTGCCCTATTACGGGGAACCAAAGCCTTTCTGTTTGCTGTACCAATCAACTGTATTGCCATTGGCTATGCCATGCTAGCCATGGTGAAAGTCGTAGGTGCTCTAGAAATTTGGCAAAGCCTTGGTATTGCGCCCGAAGCCAGTAGTGTAAAACTCTGGAGTGTATTAGGAGTAAGTATTCTAGTCTTAGTCTACGCTGGCTTTGCTGGACTGTGGGGCGTAGTAGCTACGGATTTCTTCCAATTCTTTTTTGCCCTACTCGGAGCAATGATAGTTGCTGTGGTTGCCATTAACCATGTCGGTGGTATTCATCAACTAATCCCAAAAGTCCAACAAGTAACCCAACAGGATGTACTAGCCTTTTTTCCCCTCACAGTTGGTTCCGGAGGCATTAGTTGGAGTGAAACCGCTGGCATCAGTGCTAGCACATTCTCTGCCTATGTGTTCCTGCAATGGTGGGCATGGCGTCGCAGTGATGGGGGTGGTGAATTTGTCCAGCGTTTGGCCGCATCCAAAAATGAAGCAGATGCCGAGAAAGCGGCTTGGCTATTCAATATCTTTCACTATGTAATCCGGACCTGGCCCTGGATATTAGTTGCCCTAGCCGCAATGGTAATCTATCCAGATTTGGCAGACCGGGAATTGGGGTATCCCAAACTGATGCTAGATTTTCTGCCAGGAGGGATGCTTGGGATAGTGGTAACTTCCCTAATTGCGGCATTTATGAGTACCGTCTCTACCTCCATTAACTGGGGAGCCTCCTATCTCACTAATGACCTCTATTTGCGCTTTGTTCATCCCCAAGCCTCAGAATCAGAACTGGTCTTAGTGGGGCGGATCGCATCAGTGTTGGTCACGGTTTTAGGAGCAATTGCCGCCTTCTTTGCCACAGACGTTGCCACCGTGTTCCGATTAGTAATTGCCATTGGTACGGGACCGGGATTAGTGTTAATGTTACGTTGGTTCTGGTGGCGGATTAATGCTGCTGCGGAACTAACCGCCATGGTTGCTGGTTTTGTTGTCGGGTTTGGTACCAGTGTCGTGCCAGTTATTCAGATTCCTGACTTTGGTTGGCGTCTGCTGGTAACTGCTGGAATTACTGGTGTTTTGTGGATAGTGGTGATGTTAATCACCCCACCAGAATCTGATACCACCTTAGATCAATTTTATCGACGGGTGCGTCCAGCCGGTCCTGGCTGGAAACGTCAGCAGCTTCGCACCGGTTTAGCCCCAATCCAGGATTTGGAACATGATTTAAAACGGGTGCTGGCATCGATATTGCTAATGTTTGGAGCAATGTTAGCCATTGGAGGATTTTTGTTGCTAAAGCCCTTGACCGGTTGGGTTTCTCTGGTAATAGCCGTTCTAGGATGGATGTGGCTGCGTCAGATTAAAGGGAATAGGGAGTAG
- a CDS encoding ABC transporter substrate-binding protein — protein MVISSVTKATGKWDNLDSQRGNLSELDLWCMICGDFHMTADHWKFMAEDMPNDPVDMIEDLTKMGIYKPDTFKMADAVNAADIRKALLLKVAGKGDPKREQLVLELAKQAGGMENAFAAAFGPKAGEFFGDVRHYNSFSRRRFLKNLAVGAALVTLANCTPKQQTQDLKTGENEPPPNVDSLEKTDLKIGFIPITCATPIIMSEPLGFYSKYGFNAKVVKMPSWGAVRDSAIAGELDAYHMLAPMPIAMTLGLGSATFGVKLASIENINGQAITVANKYKGKINGPADFKGFTIGVPFPYSMHNLLMRYYLATGGVDPDKDVKIRPVPPPDSIAQLVAGDIDAYLMPDPFNQRAVYEEAGFIHKLTKELWAGHPCCAFAASDAWIEENPNTFRSLNKAIIEAAGYARNPANRPEIAKAISERAFLNQPVEVVEAVLTGNFDDGQGNTKAVPDRIDFDPYPWQSFANWISSQLVRWDLQGDGKVKSAITSEKYDEVGKEIFLTDLARELAQEVGQTPPTEIYRTETLEFDTFDPAKPQEYVDEQIKKYGF, from the coding sequence ATGGTAATTTCATCAGTTACAAAGGCAACGGGAAAATGGGATAACCTCGATTCCCAAAGAGGTAATCTGAGTGAATTAGATCTATGGTGTATGATTTGTGGTGACTTCCACATGACGGCTGACCACTGGAAATTTATGGCAGAAGATATGCCTAACGATCCAGTGGATATGATCGAAGACCTCACAAAAATGGGAATTTATAAACCCGATACGTTTAAGATGGCAGATGCGGTTAATGCTGCTGATATTAGAAAGGCACTGCTACTAAAAGTAGCTGGTAAAGGGGACCCGAAGAGGGAGCAATTAGTCCTAGAGTTAGCTAAACAAGCTGGTGGTATGGAAAATGCTTTTGCTGCTGCCTTTGGTCCTAAAGCTGGAGAATTTTTCGGGGATGTAAGGCATTACAATAGTTTCAGCCGCCGCCGCTTCTTGAAAAATTTAGCAGTAGGTGCTGCATTAGTTACCCTAGCCAACTGTACCCCTAAACAGCAAACTCAGGATTTAAAGACAGGGGAGAATGAACCACCACCCAATGTAGACAGTCTAGAAAAAACAGACCTAAAAATTGGATTTATCCCGATCACATGTGCCACTCCTATTATTATGTCTGAACCTTTAGGGTTCTACTCCAAGTATGGTTTTAATGCCAAAGTAGTAAAAATGCCTAGCTGGGGTGCGGTTAGGGATTCCGCGATCGCAGGAGAACTGGATGCGTATCATATGCTAGCCCCCATGCCTATTGCCATGACGTTGGGTTTAGGTTCCGCCACCTTTGGAGTTAAACTAGCCAGCATCGAGAACATTAACGGTCAAGCCATTACTGTAGCTAACAAATACAAAGGTAAAATTAATGGTCCCGCCGATTTCAAAGGCTTCACCATTGGTGTCCCTTTTCCTTACTCCATGCACAACCTCTTAATGCGTTACTACCTGGCCACTGGCGGAGTTGATCCCGATAAAGATGTAAAAATTCGCCCTGTTCCTCCACCAGATAGTATTGCTCAGTTGGTGGCAGGGGACATTGATGCTTACTTGATGCCCGATCCCTTTAACCAAAGGGCTGTCTATGAAGAGGCTGGATTTATCCACAAACTGACCAAGGAGTTATGGGCAGGACACCCCTGTTGTGCCTTTGCCGCAAGCGATGCTTGGATTGAGGAAAACCCCAACACTTTCCGCTCCCTCAATAAAGCAATTATCGAAGCTGCCGGTTATGCCCGTAACCCAGCCAATCGTCCAGAAATTGCCAAAGCCATCTCCGAAAGAGCCTTTTTGAACCAGCCGGTGGAAGTGGTGGAAGCTGTACTAACGGGTAACTTTGACGATGGTCAAGGTAACACCAAAGCTGTACCAGACAGAATTGATTTTGATCCCTATCCTTGGCAGAGCTTTGCCAATTGGATTTCTTCTCAGTTAGTGCGTTGGGATTTGCAAGGAGATGGAAAAGTCAAATCAGCTATCACCTCGGAAAAGTATGATGAAGTGGGTAAAGAAATTTTCCTGACAGATTTAGCTAGGGAATTGGCTCAGGAAGTGGGACAAACTCCACCTACAGAAATTTACCGTACAGAAACCTTGGAATTTGACACTTTTGATCCAGCTAAACCCCAAGAGTATGTGGATGAACAAATTAAAAAATACGGTTTTTAA